One window of the Chryseotalea sp. WA131a genome contains the following:
- a CDS encoding FKBP-type peptidyl-prolyl cis-trans isomerase → MKTVAFFLIGLVVATGCQKEVAIVPYQEQLENDVATIDSYLNAQGISAEKDSTGNLRFVVTLPTNGRKPVLVDSIRVNYSYSVLKNNTLSATTTSAAPISFLLESLIQGWKKIIPLVGEGSKVTIYVPSGLAYGAFQQGRIPPNSNLVFDVELVKVIPEFSRQLNKDIALIDTLLKKQNIANQKDLSGVRYIILNTGAGAVTSLSDTVSITYTGRFLSDNTLFDQATTPKKYLLSKTIRSWQIGILQLQKGGSVRVYSPSGLAFGAYGTTKTQVPVPPSTNVIYDIQLVDIKKN, encoded by the coding sequence ATGAAGACGGTCGCATTTTTTTTGATCGGTCTTGTGGTAGCAACTGGCTGCCAAAAAGAAGTTGCCATTGTTCCCTATCAAGAGCAACTTGAAAATGATGTAGCGACCATCGACAGCTATCTAAATGCCCAAGGAATTTCGGCCGAGAAAGATTCTACCGGAAACTTACGTTTTGTAGTAACCCTTCCGACCAATGGACGAAAGCCCGTTTTGGTTGACTCTATTCGGGTTAACTATTCTTACTCTGTTTTGAAGAATAATACGCTTTCGGCAACCACTACATCCGCTGCTCCTATCTCGTTTTTATTGGAAAGTCTAATTCAAGGATGGAAAAAAATCATTCCTTTGGTGGGGGAGGGCAGTAAGGTAACCATTTATGTTCCGTCTGGACTCGCGTATGGTGCCTTCCAACAAGGCAGAATTCCACCCAACTCAAATCTTGTTTTTGATGTAGAGTTGGTTAAAGTCATTCCAGAATTTTCGCGCCAACTGAATAAGGACATTGCCTTAATCGATACGCTTTTAAAAAAACAAAATATTGCCAATCAAAAAGATTTATCTGGCGTTCGATATATTATTTTAAACACAGGTGCGGGCGCGGTGACTAGCTTGTCAGACACTGTTAGCATTACCTATACCGGGAGATTTTTGTCCGATAACACCTTATTTGATCAAGCGACCACTCCTAAAAAATACTTGTTGAGCAAAACCATCCGCTCATGGCAGATAGGCATTTTGCAACTGCAAAAGGGAGGAAGTGTTCGTGTTTACTCCCCTTCCGGATTGGCATTTGGTGCATACGGAACAACCAAAACTCAAGTGCCAGTTCCACCATCTACGAATGTTATCTACGACATTCAGTTGGTTGACATAAAAAAGAATTGA
- the rdgB gene encoding RdgB/HAM1 family non-canonical purine NTP pyrophosphatase: MEYCFATNNQHKIQEVKELVGSSISILSLQDIGCHEELKEEHPTIEGNSLQKARYVFSQYHIPCFADDSGLEVVALNGEPGVHSAYYSGSRDFNSNIALVLKKLQGRSNRKAHFKTVITLVAPAIQKQFEGILKGQILVEKRGEQGFGYDPIFLPDGYQKTLAEISLTEKNKISHRAQAVDKLIMFLKSNFS, translated from the coding sequence GTGGAATATTGTTTCGCCACCAACAATCAGCATAAAATACAAGAAGTAAAAGAGCTGGTAGGTTCGTCCATTTCCATTCTTTCCTTGCAAGATATCGGCTGCCATGAGGAATTGAAAGAAGAACATCCCACGATTGAGGGCAATTCATTACAGAAAGCCAGATATGTTTTTTCGCAGTATCACATTCCTTGTTTTGCAGATGATAGTGGGCTTGAGGTTGTGGCCCTGAATGGAGAGCCAGGTGTTCATTCTGCCTATTATAGTGGCAGCCGCGATTTCAATTCTAATATTGCGCTTGTCTTAAAAAAATTGCAAGGAAGAAGCAATCGCAAGGCACACTTCAAAACAGTTATTACACTTGTAGCGCCAGCCATTCAAAAGCAATTTGAAGGAATCTTGAAAGGTCAAATCCTAGTCGAGAAAAGAGGAGAGCAAGGCTTTGGCTACGACCCCATTTTTTTGCCTGATGGATATCAAAAAACATTGGCCGAAATATCGCTTACAGAGAAAAACAAAATCAGTCATCGCGCCCAAGCGGTTGATAAACTAATTATGTTTTTAAAGAGCAATTTTTCTTAG
- a CDS encoding right-handed parallel beta-helix repeat-containing protein — MIRFTILVLLAFLIACTPAKKEPIMWKTIEKTLQTELITIADGDTIYLPEGNFMFTKSLTMDGKKNVVIIGKGMDKTILSWRNQTEGAEGLHVSNGQNIVLQDFSVEDAKGDNLKVNDTNGLVLRRIRSVWADGPKTENGAYALYPVLCKNVLMEECIAMGSSDAGIYVGQSDSVIIRNNKAYWNVAGIEAENSKYVEIYGNESYENTGGLLVFDLPGLTKYGHTTKVYNNNIHDNNHENFAQKGNVVASIPPGCGMMILATHHIAIYENKISDNRSVGLAVVSYEMVAALNKDEEEQANSIGGVQTINNRYKEDSLYNPFPHTVSIHKNTFKNSHWFPTMQSDIGKLLLMKSFMNPPDILYDGIENPKQKERNICIGENGEFSFINLDAANDFKSLSKDPAPFSCKQLSVSLQ, encoded by the coding sequence ATGATCCGATTCACCATTTTGGTATTACTGGCTTTTTTGATTGCCTGCACGCCTGCCAAGAAAGAGCCTATTATGTGGAAGACCATTGAAAAAACCCTTCAGACAGAGTTGATTACCATTGCCGATGGCGATACAATCTATCTTCCAGAGGGAAATTTTATGTTTACGAAGAGCCTAACCATGGATGGAAAAAAGAATGTGGTTATTATCGGGAAGGGTATGGATAAAACAATTCTAAGTTGGAGGAATCAAACAGAAGGTGCTGAAGGGTTGCATGTGAGCAATGGCCAAAACATTGTGCTCCAAGATTTTTCGGTGGAGGATGCAAAGGGTGACAATTTGAAAGTAAACGATACCAACGGATTGGTGCTACGCAGGATTCGCTCGGTTTGGGCCGATGGACCAAAAACAGAAAACGGTGCGTATGCATTGTACCCTGTGTTGTGTAAAAATGTATTGATGGAAGAGTGCATTGCCATGGGCAGTTCGGATGCTGGCATTTATGTTGGCCAATCCGATTCGGTTATTATCCGAAACAACAAAGCCTACTGGAATGTAGCCGGTATCGAGGCAGAAAATTCAAAGTACGTGGAGATTTATGGAAACGAATCATATGAAAATACGGGTGGATTATTGGTGTTTGATTTGCCTGGTTTAACTAAATATGGCCATACCACGAAGGTCTATAATAACAATATTCACGACAACAATCATGAAAATTTTGCACAGAAAGGAAATGTTGTGGCAAGTATTCCGCCAGGCTGTGGCATGATGATTTTGGCCACCCACCATATTGCTATTTACGAAAACAAAATTTCCGATAACCGCTCGGTGGGACTGGCGGTAGTCAGTTATGAAATGGTGGCTGCGCTAAACAAAGATGAGGAAGAGCAAGCCAATTCTATTGGTGGTGTGCAAACCATCAATAACCGATATAAGGAAGATTCACTCTATAATCCATTTCCTCATACTGTGAGTATTCATAAAAACACATTTAAGAACAGTCATTGGTTCCCAACCATGCAAAGTGACATTGGCAAGTTGTTGCTAATGAAGTCGTTTATGAATCCGCCCGATATTTTATATGACGGAATTGAAAACCCAAAACAAAAGGAGCGCAACATTTGTATTGGCGAAAATGGGGAATTCTCTTTTATCAATTTAGATGCAGCCAACGATTTCAAGTCATTATCAAAAGACCCTGCACCTTTTTCCTGTAAGCAACTCTCGGTAAGCCTGCAATGA
- a CDS encoding septal ring lytic transglycosylase RlpA family protein, which produces MQASFFLLLCLFGFSSIAQIQTGKASFYADKFEGSRTASGEKYKGSKMTAAHRTLPFGTKIKVTNLANNETVVLEVNDRGPFVEGRVLDVSKAAAEKLGFFNQGIADVKIEIENAGDGKGDVLPVMQEHIMVDDRELYELKIVRTDPKGFGIQLGTYQELANLLKIIDNLSSKYQKKILVQVKILNGVKFYSPLLGGFTNREKAQSTFGDLKKDFPDSFIVDLSKL; this is translated from the coding sequence ATGCAAGCCTCCTTTTTTCTTTTGCTGTGCCTGTTTGGGTTTTCTTCTATAGCTCAAATACAAACCGGCAAGGCCTCTTTCTATGCCGACAAATTTGAAGGCAGTCGAACCGCCAGTGGCGAAAAATATAAAGGCAGCAAAATGACGGCCGCCCACCGTACGCTGCCCTTTGGTACCAAGATTAAAGTAACCAATTTGGCCAATAACGAAACGGTTGTACTGGAAGTGAACGACCGCGGCCCCTTTGTGGAAGGACGTGTGCTGGATGTTTCAAAAGCGGCCGCAGAAAAATTAGGCTTTTTTAATCAAGGCATTGCCGATGTGAAAATTGAAATTGAAAACGCGGGCGATGGAAAAGGCGATGTTTTGCCAGTGATGCAAGAGCATATAATGGTAGATGACCGCGAGTTGTATGAACTGAAAATAGTACGCACAGACCCAAAAGGCTTTGGGATACAATTGGGTACATATCAAGAATTAGCCAATCTTTTAAAGATCATTGATAACCTCTCGAGCAAGTACCAGAAAAAAATATTGGTACAGGTAAAAATCCTAAACGGTGTCAAGTTTTACAGTCCGTTGCTGGGTGGTTTTACAAACCGTGAAAAAGCACAAAGCACTTTTGGCGACCTTAAGAAAGACTTTCCGGATTCTTTTATTGTGGATCTGAGTAAATTGTAA
- a CDS encoding DJ-1/PfpI family protein, whose protein sequence is MKVFSFFVLIAWVLSCKDNTTSQSDGPPVLPTRQLNVGFLVVDGVYNSELIAPMDVFHHTVFHTEKGMRVFTVAPQKDTITTFEGLNLLPDYALTDSLPFIDVLVVPSARHSTDSDLDNEVLIGFVRETGKQASYIFSLCDGAFVLAKAGLLDTYQCTTFPADIAKFKQRFPHLQVHENVSFVHDRVAITSAGGAKSYDAALYLSELLYGKTVAIAIGKGLVIDWEKSKVNYFSTSH, encoded by the coding sequence ATGAAGGTTTTTTCCTTTTTTGTTTTAATCGCATGGGTTCTTTCCTGTAAAGATAACACTACGAGCCAGAGTGATGGGCCGCCTGTATTGCCAACTCGTCAATTGAACGTTGGTTTTTTGGTGGTGGATGGTGTGTATAATTCTGAGTTAATCGCCCCGATGGATGTTTTTCACCACACGGTTTTTCATACGGAAAAAGGCATGCGCGTTTTTACGGTTGCTCCTCAAAAAGATACCATTACCACATTTGAAGGCTTGAATCTGCTGCCCGATTACGCCCTGACGGATTCATTGCCTTTTATTGATGTATTGGTAGTGCCCAGCGCTAGGCATAGCACGGATTCGGATTTGGACAACGAAGTTTTGATTGGGTTTGTAAGGGAAACCGGCAAGCAGGCTTCCTACATTTTTTCGTTGTGTGATGGGGCTTTTGTTTTGGCGAAGGCGGGTCTATTAGACACCTATCAATGCACTACTTTTCCTGCGGATATTGCGAAATTCAAGCAGCGGTTTCCCCACTTGCAAGTTCATGAAAATGTAAGCTTTGTGCATGACCGAGTGGCTATCACTTCGGCAGGTGGTGCAAAGTCATACGATGCCGCATTGTATCTTTCTGAGTTGTTGTATGGCAAAACGGTAGCCATTGCTATCGGAAAAGGATTGGTAATCGACTGGGAAAAAAGTAAAGTCAACTATTTCAGCACATCACATTAA
- a CDS encoding PAS domain-containing sensor histidine kinase yields MELENLKIEEQIEKATELRYSSLLESLPLGIAIHQNDVLVYVNSYAANIMGANSPAQLIGKSVLEMVHPDYQKMVIERIKGLMDGKPAAAAAEKFIRIDGTEVMVEIYAVPFQYNGKPAVQIVVKDISQQEEANQAIRKSETLFSQLFHNSPFGKVMLDDTGKVVLANSGFENMFGYRQDELKGKELNQFIVPCDLVSEGNDLNSLISAKRIVRIDTQRKHKDGTLFPVIVYGVPIQLENKTIGIFGSYVDMTEQKKTEEELKIRNAELDNFVYKVSHDLRAPLSSVLGLVNVAKLEGNTDSLEDYIKIIGQKVSQLDGFISDVLSHSKNLKLDVKIELIDLHKLVSQTFTSLDYMKGVDQIKKNIRIEGVSFFSDPWRLGEIFRNLISNAIKYRDLEKDTQSISINIHTTPQQSSILFSDNGIGIDDTNIKKVFDMFYRASAQSDGSGLGLYVVKNAMEKLGGSIQVNSNLGKGTSFELKIPNQTLIVSKPSLTA; encoded by the coding sequence ATGGAGCTTGAAAATTTAAAAATTGAAGAACAGATAGAAAAGGCGACCGAGCTTCGGTACAGTTCTTTGCTGGAGTCGTTGCCATTGGGTATAGCCATTCACCAAAATGATGTTCTGGTGTATGTCAATTCATATGCGGCTAACATCATGGGTGCCAATTCTCCAGCTCAATTAATAGGAAAGTCAGTGTTGGAAATGGTGCACCCCGATTATCAAAAGATGGTGATTGAAAGGATAAAAGGACTGATGGATGGAAAGCCAGCAGCTGCAGCAGCAGAAAAATTTATCCGAATAGATGGCACTGAAGTAATGGTGGAAATCTATGCGGTTCCATTTCAGTACAACGGAAAGCCCGCAGTGCAGATAGTGGTGAAAGACATTTCGCAGCAAGAGGAAGCCAATCAAGCCATTCGTAAATCCGAGACGTTGTTCTCACAATTATTTCATAATTCGCCTTTTGGAAAAGTGATGCTGGACGACACTGGAAAAGTGGTCTTGGCGAACAGTGGTTTTGAAAACATGTTTGGGTATCGACAAGACGAGCTGAAAGGAAAAGAGCTCAACCAATTTATTGTACCCTGCGACTTGGTGAGCGAAGGAAATGATTTGAATTCATTGATTTCTGCTAAGCGAATAGTCCGCATCGACACACAACGCAAACATAAAGATGGCACTTTATTTCCGGTGATTGTGTACGGTGTGCCCATACAATTGGAGAACAAAACCATTGGCATTTTTGGCTCCTATGTAGACATGACAGAACAAAAGAAGACAGAAGAAGAATTAAAGATTAGAAATGCCGAGTTGGATAATTTTGTCTATAAAGTCTCGCATGATTTGCGCGCCCCGCTTTCTTCTGTATTAGGGCTCGTTAACGTGGCCAAGTTAGAGGGTAATACCGATAGCCTTGAAGACTACATCAAAATCATTGGCCAAAAGGTAAGTCAATTGGATGGGTTCATCAGCGATGTATTGAGTCATTCAAAAAATTTGAAGCTTGATGTAAAGATTGAACTGATTGACCTACACAAACTGGTGAGCCAAACTTTTACCAGCTTAGATTACATGAAGGGAGTAGATCAGATAAAGAAAAACATTCGGATTGAAGGTGTCTCGTTTTTCAGCGACCCGTGGCGATTGGGCGAAATTTTTAGGAACCTGATTTCAAACGCGATCAAATACCGCGACCTTGAGAAAGATACTCAATCCATTTCAATTAATATCCATACCACCCCGCAGCAATCTTCCATTTTATTTTCGGATAATGGAATAGGCATTGACGACACAAACATCAAAAAGGTTTTTGATATGTTTTATCGTGCCAGCGCACAATCCGATGGCTCTGGGTTGGGTTTGTATGTTGTAAAGAATGCCATGGAAAAGTTAGGCGGCTCCATTCAAGTGAATAGCAACCTTGGCAAGGGCACATCTTTTGAATTAAAAATACCTAACCAAACACTTATAGTATCTAAACCAAGTTTAACCGCATGA
- a CDS encoding VTT domain-containing protein, protein MSQPQAPSEPEETKSSFLFKNLAKGLLWFAFIIAIFIAMEGYIQANFKEHIDTIRANPGILYGIYTLSEIVFGILPPELFMMIWILDNIDVSGFITNLAILTIISYGAGILGYYIGKVFSKTKLYQERIREKYLKQYEGKLKTFGGYLVFVGAVTPVPFSATCMLAGSVNLNIRYFLLICITRIIRFAFYGWMVWTFPNWFNG, encoded by the coding sequence ATGAGCCAGCCACAAGCACCGAGCGAACCAGAAGAAACCAAGTCCAGCTTTCTATTCAAGAATTTAGCCAAGGGCCTACTTTGGTTTGCCTTTATCATCGCCATTTTTATTGCAATGGAGGGCTATATCCAAGCCAACTTCAAAGAACACATCGATACGATTCGAGCCAACCCTGGCATCTTGTACGGCATCTACACTTTATCAGAGATTGTATTTGGCATCCTTCCGCCAGAGCTATTTATGATGATTTGGATTTTGGACAACATTGATGTGAGTGGGTTCATTACAAACCTTGCCATTCTTACCATCATCTCATACGGAGCTGGCATATTGGGATACTACATTGGCAAAGTCTTTTCAAAAACCAAGCTGTACCAAGAACGTATTCGCGAAAAGTACCTAAAACAATACGAGGGCAAGTTGAAAACTTTTGGAGGTTACTTGGTATTTGTTGGTGCCGTTACGCCAGTTCCCTTTTCAGCCACGTGCATGTTGGCAGGTTCGGTCAACCTAAATATCCGATACTTTCTTTTGATTTGCATTACACGCATTATACGCTTTGCTTTTTATGGATGGATGGTATGGACTTTCCCGAATTGGTTTAATGGATAG
- the guaB gene encoding IMP dehydrogenase → MALDSRKLLFEALTYDDVLLVPAYSEVLPRETDALGFLTKNIKLNIPIISAAMDTVTEAELAISMALEGGLGFIHKNMSIEAQSDQVRKVKRSQSGMILDPVTLHVGSTVRDAEKIMREYKIGGIPVIDENGKLMGIITNRDLRFQKNMSMPIESIMTRENLITAPEGITLEKAELLLQDYKIEKLPIVNKKGKLTGLVTYKDILKKKNKPNACKDQFGRLRAGAAVGVTPDILDRIEALKNAGVDVISIDTAHGHSKGVMDAAKKVKRKFPSLELVVGNIATGEAAKALAKIGVDAVKVGVGPGSICTTRVVAGVGLPQLSAVYEAAKALKGSGTKAIADGGIRFSGDIVKALAAGADSVMIGSLLAGTEEAPGELIIYEGRRFKSYRGMGSLEAMEDGSKDRYFQDVEDDVKKLVPEGISGRVPFKGSVAEVLYQLVGGLKAGMGYCGAKNLEKLKSAKFVKITAAGVHESHPHDITITREAPNYSRK, encoded by the coding sequence ATGGCACTCGATTCCCGCAAGTTACTTTTTGAAGCATTGACCTATGACGATGTGCTTCTCGTTCCAGCTTATAGCGAAGTACTTCCCCGCGAAACTGATGCTTTAGGCTTTCTGACCAAGAATATTAAGCTGAATATCCCAATTATCTCAGCAGCGATGGATACCGTTACGGAAGCAGAGCTTGCCATCAGCATGGCATTGGAGGGCGGCCTTGGGTTTATTCATAAAAACATGTCCATAGAGGCACAGTCCGACCAAGTGCGCAAGGTGAAGCGCTCACAGAGTGGAATGATATTAGATCCGGTAACACTTCATGTTGGCTCTACTGTTCGCGATGCCGAAAAAATAATGCGCGAGTACAAAATCGGTGGCATACCGGTGATAGACGAAAACGGAAAACTGATGGGCATTATCACCAACCGCGATTTACGTTTTCAAAAAAACATGAGCATGCCAATTGAAAGCATCATGACGCGCGAAAACCTGATCACAGCGCCCGAAGGCATCACACTTGAAAAAGCCGAATTGCTGTTGCAAGATTATAAAATTGAAAAACTTCCGATTGTAAATAAAAAAGGAAAACTGACAGGGTTGGTTACGTACAAAGACATCCTGAAAAAGAAAAATAAACCCAATGCGTGCAAAGATCAATTCGGAAGGTTGAGAGCAGGTGCAGCCGTTGGCGTAACGCCTGATATTTTAGATCGCATCGAGGCTTTAAAAAATGCAGGCGTAGATGTGATCAGCATCGACACGGCACATGGTCATTCGAAAGGTGTGATGGATGCAGCAAAGAAAGTAAAAAGAAAATTTCCTTCACTGGAATTGGTGGTGGGCAACATTGCCACTGGCGAGGCAGCAAAAGCATTGGCAAAAATTGGAGTGGATGCTGTAAAAGTCGGAGTAGGGCCAGGCAGCATATGCACCACACGTGTGGTGGCAGGCGTTGGGCTTCCTCAGCTATCGGCTGTATACGAAGCGGCTAAAGCATTGAAAGGATCGGGCACCAAAGCCATTGCCGATGGAGGCATCCGTTTCTCAGGCGATATTGTAAAAGCCTTGGCGGCTGGGGCCGATAGTGTAATGATTGGTTCATTGTTGGCAGGAACAGAAGAAGCACCAGGCGAACTTATTATTTACGAAGGCCGGAGATTCAAATCGTACCGTGGCATGGGCTCGCTTGAAGCGATGGAAGATGGCAGCAAAGACCGCTACTTTCAAGATGTAGAGGACGATGTTAAAAAACTAGTTCCAGAGGGAATTTCTGGCCGAGTGCCTTTCAAAGGCTCAGTAGCTGAAGTTTTATATCAGTTGGTAGGTGGCCTCAAGGCCGGCATGGGCTATTGCGGTGCTAAAAACTTGGAAAAATTAAAATCTGCTAAGTTTGTAAAAATTACGGCTGCTGGAGTACACGAAAGCCATCCTCACGATATTACAATTACCCGTGAAGCCCCGAATTATAGTAGAAAATAA
- a CDS encoding SpoIIE family protein phosphatase, whose translation MFKTKALVRLTFLSALVAWIILAFSDLMVLYSDMRALPSDLPHWLPRFMLDLYIIALFYYYKFKIERDENLNFTDLLWKVFATGLIATIVSLSLRLIIFLIGTGKLTNNVLFLDFVYQINLALFINFLLAAYTSWKRLILYQKTKWLMRAWLLFELLLLGILIYDSIHFSISLAFTNVVIVLISLLGLVLSANMRWVAYLNFKQKWTSLLLLLLTIFYLIYFLYSILISSDAIVEQTQSFVRFQEHVFNIALMAFVLTYITFSFLVILFNLPTSSVFEQKLEEVVNFQRISQSIQTEQSEESVYNILLESSVNSVFADAAWLEMRLSNNEHKVFTYKITEVETNAIKEHLEKNNIKGVLDQSSDKTKNLSKHLSNLKNARFRSLLSFPIIVKEENIGTLALLKEVPEGFNKEMTRIVSTFANQAGISIENFRLMEEAFQNARYKEELKIAKMVQQSLLPARLEQDDDFEIVAFSESADEVGGDYYDTLRINDHEVALIIADVSGKGTTAAFHMSQMKGIFHSLAQQSPDPKDFMSKANRALVYCLERGSFISATYFVVDTKDKSIHYSRAGHCPVLYYNATTGKAEYLKDKGTALGMVRSHDYYNFVENKRLTYAPGDVMILYTDGITEAKNKKGEEFGGERLAEVLQQNALKSSKEIEESIIKRLYEFSGSDDINDDYTAMTVKFK comes from the coding sequence ATGTTTAAAACCAAAGCCCTTGTCCGTCTCACTTTCTTGTCCGCACTGGTGGCATGGATAATATTGGCTTTTTCTGACCTCATGGTTTTATACAGCGACATGCGCGCACTGCCTTCGGATTTGCCGCATTGGTTGCCAAGGTTCATGCTCGATCTATACATCATCGCCCTGTTTTATTACTACAAGTTTAAAATTGAACGAGACGAGAACCTCAATTTTACTGACCTGCTTTGGAAAGTTTTCGCTACGGGGTTAATAGCCACTATTGTATCGCTTTCACTCCGGTTGATCATTTTCTTAATAGGCACCGGCAAGCTTACCAACAATGTGTTGTTTCTCGACTTCGTTTACCAAATCAACCTCGCACTGTTCATCAATTTTTTGTTGGCAGCCTACACCTCTTGGAAGCGGCTGATCCTCTATCAAAAAACAAAATGGCTGATGCGCGCGTGGCTTTTATTTGAGCTGTTGCTGTTGGGGATATTGATTTATGACAGCATTCATTTTTCAATTTCATTGGCATTTACGAATGTGGTCATTGTTTTGATTAGTCTCTTGGGTTTGGTTTTGTCGGCCAACATGCGATGGGTGGCATATCTCAACTTCAAGCAGAAATGGACGAGCCTATTGCTGTTGTTGCTCACCATCTTTTATCTTATTTACTTTCTCTATTCCATACTCATTTCATCGGATGCGATTGTAGAGCAGACGCAGTCGTTTGTTCGCTTTCAAGAGCATGTATTCAATATTGCTTTGATGGCATTTGTGCTTACTTATATTACTTTTTCATTTTTGGTGATCTTGTTCAACTTGCCCACTTCTTCGGTGTTCGAACAAAAGTTGGAGGAGGTTGTGAATTTTCAACGCATCAGTCAATCCATACAAACCGAACAAAGCGAAGAGAGTGTGTACAATATTTTATTGGAAAGCTCTGTCAACTCAGTATTTGCCGATGCGGCTTGGCTTGAGATGAGGCTTTCCAACAACGAGCACAAAGTCTTTACTTACAAAATTACAGAAGTGGAAACCAACGCCATCAAGGAGCATCTGGAGAAAAACAATATCAAAGGTGTATTGGATCAAAGCAGTGATAAAACCAAAAACTTATCCAAGCACTTGAGTAATTTGAAAAATGCACGGTTTCGTTCGTTGTTGTCATTTCCCATCATTGTAAAAGAAGAGAACATCGGTACGCTGGCTTTGCTGAAAGAAGTGCCCGAAGGGTTTAATAAAGAAATGACCCGCATCGTATCAACCTTTGCCAACCAAGCCGGCATTTCGATTGAGAACTTCCGATTAATGGAGGAAGCTTTTCAGAACGCGCGCTACAAAGAAGAACTGAAAATTGCCAAAATGGTGCAGCAAAGTTTATTGCCTGCGCGCTTAGAGCAAGATGATGATTTTGAAATCGTGGCATTTTCAGAATCGGCCGATGAGGTGGGTGGCGATTATTACGATACACTTCGCATCAATGATCATGAAGTGGCGCTGATTATCGCAGACGTTTCGGGCAAGGGAACCACCGCTGCTTTCCACATGTCGCAGATGAAAGGTATTTTCCATAGCCTCGCCCAGCAATCGCCAGACCCCAAAGATTTTATGAGCAAAGCCAACCGGGCTTTGGTCTATTGTTTGGAGCGCGGCTCGTTTATTTCGGCCACTTATTTTGTAGTAGATACGAAAGACAAATCCATTCACTATTCGCGTGCAGGCCACTGCCCCGTGTTGTATTACAATGCTACTACCGGGAAAGCAGAGTATCTCAAAGACAAAGGCACAGCACTCGGCATGGTGCGCAGCCACGACTACTACAATTTTGTAGAAAACAAACGCCTAACCTATGCACCTGGTGATGTCATGATTTTGTACACCGATGGAATTACCGAAGCGAAGAATAAAAAAGGTGAGGAGTTTGGTGGCGAACGCTTGGCAGAAGTGCTACAACAAAACGCGTTAAAAAGTTCCAAAGAAATTGAAGAAAGTATCATCAAGAGATTATATGAATTTTCTGGCTCAGACGATATAAATGACGATTACACCGCCATGACGGTGAAATTTAAATAA
- a CDS encoding STAS domain-containing protein, with product MVHIKRLQENGADIVAIIGEIDASSSIELDLAIAKSVGEGYKKILVDCHALEYISSAGLGVFMSYIEELRDKNVSLVLFGLKEKVLNTFSILGLADLLKIRNTKEEALSLANELSV from the coding sequence ATGGTACACATTAAACGACTACAAGAAAACGGAGCGGACATCGTTGCCATCATTGGTGAGATTGATGCCAGCTCCTCCATTGAGTTGGATTTGGCTATTGCCAAAAGTGTGGGCGAGGGATATAAAAAGATTTTAGTGGATTGCCACGCATTGGAATATATCTCATCGGCTGGTTTGGGCGTGTTTATGTCGTACATCGAAGAGCTGCGAGACAAAAATGTTTCGCTGGTATTGTTTGGGTTAAAAGAAAAGGTGTTGAATACCTTTAGCATTTTGGGATTGGCCGATTTGTTGAAAATACGGAATACAAAAGAAGAAGCATTGAGTTTGGCAAATGAATTATCAGTATAA
- a CDS encoding ATP-binding protein: MNYQYNIGCSLHNLKGVREFIRTSLKDYAISDLEMGAIVLAMDEMCSNLMIHAHHCDPDHLIQLRIHVNEPHQFIFEIVDDGSMFDINQFSEPEIGNLVHEKRKGGLGIRLVKTIMDKIEYKRDGGKNICRLTKSI; encoded by the coding sequence ATGAATTATCAGTATAATATAGGATGTAGCCTTCATAACTTGAAGGGAGTGCGCGAATTCATTCGCACTTCTTTGAAGGACTATGCTATTTCTGATTTGGAAATGGGCGCGATTGTATTGGCCATGGACGAAATGTGCTCCAACCTAATGATCCATGCCCACCACTGCGACCCCGATCACCTGATACAATTGCGCATTCATGTCAACGAGCCGCATCAGTTTATTTTTGAAATTGTGGACGATGGGTCGATGTTTGATATCAACCAATTTTCAGAGCCTGAAATCGGAAATTTGGTGCATGAAAAAAGAAAAGGTGGCTTGGGCATTCGGTTGGTGAAAACCATTATGGACAAAATTGAATACAAACGCGATGGCGGTAAAAATATCTGCCGGCTAACCAAGTCTATATGA